A single window of Rana temporaria chromosome 1, aRanTem1.1, whole genome shotgun sequence DNA harbors:
- the CDC25B gene encoding M-phase inducer phosphatase 2 yields the protein MEMEKMLNDFSPTSRPLRRPSTLLPCGLSLLSPEPGVLSPVTSLTFTMNQLGVLGSLSDTPKRRGFGYPVLTSSLIRTSSSDSSDSGLCLEDISPVSSEIFEKTIFERRIPNNEFKLPLRRRQSLPVTLLGGSPALRKLSSTSDLDVASPLDNSPSKPDNKENEVFLFKRPFLFPVSRFPRRSDDALKPRPCSAPALMFSPERNEFQLDDESPVRLRKSSLTFSVHEDEDDDDGFMDIIDDDDDAKTEPNLPTGMENLLTGPLKKDDSELVIRSKCRRLFRSPSMPISVIRPILKRLERPEDEDTPVKSKRHKNLSSADADDEMLVIEEPKMKLGRSKSLCLATVEHVLDSDQMDLIGDSSKTYLLKTVEGRHQDLKYITPEMMDDVLSGKYRDRIERCVIVDCRYPYEYEGGHIKNAVNLPLEQDIEEFLMKNPIIPTSEDKRVIIIFHCEFSSERGPRMCRYVRKQDRNGNEYPKLHYPELYILKGGYKDFFPSYQTHCEPQAYCPMDHKDFREHLKLFRSKSRTWAGDKSKREMYNRLKNL from the exons ATGGAGATGGAGAAGATGCTGAACGACTTCAGTCCCACCAGCCGCCCCCTCCGCCGCCCCTCCACCCTTCTACCCTGCGGACTGAGCCTGCTGAGCCCCGAACCCGGAGTGCTGTCCCCGGTCACCAGCCTCACCTTCACCATGAACCAGCTCGGAGTCCtcgggag ccTCAGCGACACGCCAAAGCGAAGAGGCTTCGGCTATCCCGTCTTGACCTCCAGCTTGATCCGCACCTCTTCCTCCGACTCGTCTGACTCCG gTTTGTGTTTGGAGGATATCAGCCCCGTCTCTTCGGAAAT CTTTGAGAAGACTATTTTCGAACGCAGAATCCCAAACAATGA ATTCAAACTGCCTCTGAGAAGAAGACAGTCACTGCCG GTAACACTTCTTGGGGGAAGCCCAGCCCTGAGAAAACTTTCCAGCACCTCAGACTTGGATGTCGCCAGCCCCCTGGATAACAGCCCCTCCAAACCAGACAACAAGGAGAAT gaAGTTTTCCTCTTCAAGAGGCCATTTTTGTTCCCAGTTTCTCGCTTCCCACGTCGCAGCGATGATGCCCTCAAACCCCGCCCATGTTCTGCTCCAGCCCTCATG TTTTCACCAGAAAGGAATGAGTTTCAGTTAGATGATGAGAGCCCCGTCCGCTTACGCAAATCCTCCCTGACCTTCTCTGTACACGAGGATGAAGATGATGACGATGGCTTCATGGACATTatcgatgatgatgatgatgcaaag ACTGAGCCAAACCTGCCGACGGGCATGGAGAACCTGCTGACTGGACCACTGAAGAAAGATGACTCG GAATTGGTGATCAGAAGCAAATGTCGCCGCCTCTTCCGCTCGCCCTCTATGCCCATCTCTGTGATCCGACCCATCCTGAAGCGCCTGGAGcgcccagaagacgaggatacGCCGGTGAAATCCAAGCGGCACAAGAACCTGAGCTCAGCTGACGCCGATGATGAGATGCTTGTTATAGAGGAACCG AAAATGAAACTGGGTCGGTCCAAGTCTCTGTGTCTCGCGACGGTTGAACACGTCCTGGACAGTGACCAGATGGACTTGATTGGCGATTCCTCTAAG acATACCTGTTGAAGACAGTAGAAGGCAGACACCAGGATCTGAAGTATATCACTCCAGAAATG ATGGATGACGTGCTGAGCGGGAAGTACAGGGATCGCATTGAGCGTTGCGTCATTGTAGATTGCCGATACCCATACGAGTATGAGGGAGGACACATCAAG AACGCGGTAAATCTCCCGCTGGAGCAAGACATAGAGGAATTTCTTATGAAAAATCCAATTATCCCAACCAGTGAAGACAAAAGGGTCATCATCATCTTCCACTGTGAATTCTCCTCCGAGCGCGGGCCTCGCAT GTGCCGTTATGTTAGAAAACAGGACAGGAACGGCAATGAGTACCCAAAACTCCATTACCCAGAATTGTACATACTGAAGGGAGGCTACAAGGACTTCTTCCCCAGCTATCAG